In Equus przewalskii isolate Varuska chromosome 15, EquPr2, whole genome shotgun sequence, a single genomic region encodes these proteins:
- the MST1R gene encoding macrophage-stimulating protein receptor isoform X10, giving the protein MTLLPPPSQPTLLLLLLLLPTLPATGGSWQCPRTPYAASRDFDVKYVVPSFLAGGPIQALTTYDGAGEGSAVFVATRNRLHVLGPGLQPVESLVTGPAGAPGCQTCAACGPGLHGPPGDTDAQVLVLEPALPALVSCGSSLHGRCFLHELELHGTVVHLAPPACLFSAHQNRPEDCPDCVASPLGTLVTVVEQGHASYFYVASSLNTTVAASFSPRSVSIRRLKADASGFAPGFPALSVLPSHLTSYHIEYVYSFHSGTFVYFLTVQPANVAAAPGALHTRLARLNAAETDLGDYRELILDCHYEPKRRRRGAPEGGQPYPVLRAAHTAPVGGQLAAELSIAESQEVLFGVFGASRDSSPGVSPNSVVCAFPIDLMDTLIDQGVERCCESSVHPGLRRGLDFFQLPSLCPNPPGLEAPSPNASCYHFPLLVSGSLLRVDLFNGLLGPVQVTALHVTRLDNVTVAHMGTADGRILQVELARSFNFLLYVSNFSLGSNGQPIQRDVSRLGDHLLFASGDQVFQVPIQGPGCRHFLTCWRCLRAQRFMGCGWCGGMCGRQKECPGSWQQDYCPPELTEFYPHSGPLRGSTRLTLCGSNFYLYPAGLVPEGTHLVTVGESPCQVLPKDSSNLSPVPRKDFVEELECELKPLSTQAAGPANISLTVTNMPRGKHFWVDGTSMLQGFSFLEPVLRAVQPLFGPKAGGTCLTLKGQDLSAGTSQAVLVNGTECLLKQVTEGQLLCITPPGAAVASVPIQLQVGGAEVPGSWTFHYQEDPVILSISPNCGYTGSRVTIHGQHLTSVWHLVLSFQDGLRAVENRCEGQLPEQHWCRLPEYVVRGPQGWVTGNLSAWGDGAPAFTLPGFRFLPPPHPPSTKLAPLKPEEHAIKFEYIGLGSVADCVDVNVTVGGESCQHELRGDVVICPLPPSLQLGKDGTPLQVCVNGECHILGRVVQQARQRFPQRTLLGVLLALLLLVAVLATALVFNYRRKKQLAPAIDGLDSTTRVHRASFSDSRDGSCIPLLQTESIQLGDLDSSLLAEVKDVLIPHEHVVTHSNQVIGKGHFGVVYHGEYTDKAQNRIHCAVKSLSRITEVQEVEAFLREGLLMRGLHHPNVLALIGIVLPPEGLPCVLLPFMRHGDLLRFIRSPQRNPTVKDLISFGLQVAHGMEYLAEQKFVHRDLAARNCMLDESFTVKVADFGLARYVLDKEYYSIRQHRHARLPVKWMALESLQTYKFTTKSDVWSFGVLLWELLTRGAPPYPNIDPFDLTHFLAQGRRLPQPEYCPSSLYAVMERCWAEDPAARPTFRMLTGEVERVVAALYGDHYVQLPTAYVNLGPGALNEVNMPLEQSPSPPMWRSMGQSRPLSEPPSPT; this is encoded by the exons ATGACGCTCCTCCCGCCGCCGTCTCAGCCCAccctgttgctgctgctgcttctgctgccgaCCCTGCCGGCGACGGGTGGGTCCTGGCAGTGCCCGCGCACCCCCTACGCCGCCTCCCGCGACTTTGATGTGAAGTACGTGGTCCCCAGCTTCTTGGCCGGCGGCCCGATACAGGCTTTGACGACCTACGATGGCGCTGGGGAAGGGAGTGCCGTGTTTGTGGCCACACGCAATCGCCTGCACGTGCTTGGGCCTGGTCTGCAGCCAGTCGAGAGCCTGGTCACGGGCCCTGCTGGGGCCCCTGGCTGCCAGACGTGTGCGGCCTGTGGTCCAGGTCTCCACGGCCCGCCGGGAGACACAGATGCGCAGGTGCTGGTGCTGGAGCCGGCGCTGCCCGCACTGGTCAGCTGTGGCTCCAGCCTGCATGGCCGCTGCTTCCTGCATGAGCTAGAGCTGCACGGGACAGTAGTGCACCTGGCGCCGCCAGCCTGCCTCTTCTCTGCACACCAAAACCGACCCGAGGACTGCCCCGACTGTGTGGCTAGCCCTCTGGGCACCCTTGTGACCGTGGTTGAGCAGGGCCATGCCTCCTACTTCTATGTGGCATCCTCATTGAACACGACAGTGGCCGCCAGCTTCAGCCCGCGCTCGGTGTCTATCCGGCGCCTCAAAGCCGACGCCTCAGGATTCGCACCAGGCTTTCCAGCGCTGTCAGTGCTGCCGTCGCACCTCACTTCCTACCATATTGAATACGTATACAGTTTCCACTCGGGAACCTTCGTCTATTTCCTGACCGTGCAACCAGCGAACGTGGCAGCCGCTCCTGGTGCCTTACACACGCGCCTGGCGCGGCTTAACGCTGCCGAGACCGACCTGGGTGATTACCGCGAGCTCATCCTTGACTGCCATTATGAGCCTAAACGTCGGCGACGTGGGGCCCCTGAGGGTGGGCAGCCCTACCCAGTGCTGCGCGCAGCCCACACGGCTCCGGTGGGCGGCCAACTGGCCGCTGAGCTGAGCATCGCTGAGAGCCAGGAAGTGTTATTCGGGGTTTTTGGGGCTAGCAGAGACAGCAGCCCCGGTGTGAGTCCCAACTCTGTCGTCTGTGCCTTCCCCATCGACCTGATGGACACTCTCATCGACCAAGGTGTAGAGCGCTGTTGTGAGTCTTCGGTCCATCCCGGCCTCCGGCGAGGCCTCGACTTCTTCCAGTTGCCCAGTTTATGCCCCAACCCG CCTGGCCTAGAGGCCCCCAGCCCCAATGCCAGCTGCTACCACTTCCCTCTGCTGGTCAGCGGCAGCCTTCTACGTGTGGACCTGTTCAACGGGCTGTTAGGACCAGTGCAGGTCACCGCGCTGCATGTGACACGCCTCGACAATGTCACAGTTGCCCACATGGGCACAGCTGATGGGCGCATCTTGCAG GTGGAGCTGGCCAGATCTTTCAACTTCTTGCTGTATGTATCCAACTTCTCACTGGGCAGTAATGGGCAGCCCATTCAACGGGATGTCAGTCGCCTTGGGGATCACCTGCTCTTTGCCTCTGGGGACCAG GTCTTCCAGGTACCTATCCAAGGCCCTGGCTGCCGCCACTTCCTCACCTGTTGGCGTTGCCTGAGGGCACAGCGTTTCATGGGCTGTGGATGGTGTGGGGGCATGTGTGGCCGGCAGAAGGAGTGTCCTGGCTCCTGGCAACAGGACTATTGCCCACCTGAGCTTACTGAG TTCTACCCCCACAGTGGACCCCTAAGGGGCAGCACAAGGCTGACCCTGTGTGGCTCCAACTTCTACCTGTACCCTGCTGGACTAGTGCCTGAGGGCACTCATCTGGTCACCGTGGGGGAAAGTCCCTGCCAAGTACTGCCCAAGGACAGCTCAAACCTCAG CCCAGTGCCCCGGAAGGACTTTGTAGAGGAGCTTGAGTGTGAGCTGAAGCCCTTGAGCACACAGGCAGCCGGGCCTGCCAACATCAGCCTCACCGTGACCAACATGCCAAGGGGCAAGCACTTCTGGGTAGACGGCACCTCCATGCTGCAAGGCTTCTCTTTCCTG GAGCCAGTGCTGAGAGCAGTACAACCCCTATTTGGCCCAAAGGCAGGGGGCACCTGCCTCACCCTTAAAGGCCAGGACCTGTCTGCAGGCACCAGCCAGGCTGTGTTGGTCAATGGGACTGAGTGCCTGCTGAAACA GGTCACTGAGGGGCAGCTTTTATGTATCACGCCCCCCGGGGCTGCTGTGGCCAGCGTTCCCATTCAGCTGCAGGTGGGAGGTGCTGAGGTGCCTGGCTCCTGGACCTTCCACTATCAGGAAGACCCCGTCATTCTGAGCATCAGCCCCAACTGTGGCTACAC TGGCTCCCGTGTCACCATCCATGGCCAGCATCTGACTTCAGTGTGGCATTTAGTGCTATCTTTCCAGGATGGGCTTAGGGCAGTGGAAAATAGG TGTGAAGGGCAGCTCCCGGAGCAGCATTGGTGTCGCCTGCCTGAATACGTGGTCCGAGGCCCCCAGGGGTGGGTGACAGGGAACCTGAGTGCCTGGGGGGATGGAGCTCCTGCCTTCACACTTCCTGGCTTTcgcttcctgcccccaccccatccacccAGCACCAAACTGGCCCCACTGAAGCCTGAGGAGCATGCGATTAAGTTTGAG TATATTGGGCTGGGCTCTGTGGCTGATTGTGTGGATGTGAACGTGACCGTGGGTGGTGAGAGCTGCCAGCACGAGCTCCGGGGGGATGTGGTCATCtgtcccctgcccccctccctgcAACTTGGCAAGGATGGCACCCCACTGCAG GTCTGCGTGAATGGTGAATGTCACATCCTGGGCAGGGTAGTGCAGCAAGCCCGACAGAGGTTCCCACAGAGGACACTCCTTGGTGTCCTGCTGGCCCTGCTCCTACTTGTGGCTGTACTGGCCACTGCATTAGTCTTCAACTACCGGCGGAAGAAGCAGCTAG CCCCTGCCATTGATGGTCTGGATTCCACCACTCGGGTCCACAGAGCGTCCTTCTCAGACAGCAGGGATGGGTCCTGTATCCCACTGCTGCAGACAGAGTCCATCCAGCTTGGGGACCTGGACTCTTCACTCTTGGCCGAGGTCAAGGATGTGCTGATTCCCCATGAACATGTGGTTACCCACAGTAACCAAGTCATTGGCAAAG GGCATTTTGGAGTTGTCTACCATGGAGAATACACAGACAAGGCCCAGAATCGAATCCACTGTGCCGTCAAGTCACTGAGTC GCATCACAGAGGTACAGGAGGTGGAGGCCTTCCTACGTGAGGGACTGCTCATGCGTGGTCTGCACCATCCAAATGTGCTGGCTCTCATCGGTATTGTGCTGCCACCTGAAGGGCTGCCTTGTGTGTTACTGCCCTTTATGCGACATGGAGACCTGCTCCGGTTCATCCGCTCACCCCAGCGG AACCCCACGGTGAAGGACCTCATCAGCTTCGGCCTGCAGGTAGCCCACGGCATGGAGTAcctggcagagcagaaatttGTGCACAGGGACCTAGCTGCTCGGAACTGCAT GCTGGATGAATCATTCACAGTCAAGGTGGCTGACTTTGGTCTGGCTCGCTATGTCCTGGACAAGGAGTACTACAGTATTCGGCAGCACCGCCATGCTCGCCTACCTGTCAAATGGATGGCACTGGAGAGCCTTCAGACCTACAAATTCACTACCAAGTCTGATGTG
- the MST1R gene encoding macrophage-stimulating protein receptor isoform X1, which translates to MTLLPPPSQPTLLLLLLLLPTLPATGGSWQCPRTPYAASRDFDVKYVVPSFLAGGPIQALTTYDGAGEGSAVFVATRNRLHVLGPGLQPVESLVTGPAGAPGCQTCAACGPGLHGPPGDTDAQVLVLEPALPALVSCGSSLHGRCFLHELELHGTVVHLAPPACLFSAHQNRPEDCPDCVASPLGTLVTVVEQGHASYFYVASSLNTTVAASFSPRSVSIRRLKADASGFAPGFPALSVLPSHLTSYHIEYVYSFHSGTFVYFLTVQPANVAAAPGALHTRLARLNAAETDLGDYRELILDCHYEPKRRRRGAPEGGQPYPVLRAAHTAPVGGQLAAELSIAESQEVLFGVFGASRDSSPGVSPNSVVCAFPIDLMDTLIDQGVERCCESSVHPGLRRGLDFFQLPSLCPNPPGLEAPSPNASCYHFPLLVSGSLLRVDLFNGLLGPVQVTALHVTRLDNVTVAHMGTADGRILQVELARSFNFLLYVSNFSLGSNGQPIQRDVSRLGDHLLFASGDQVFQVPIQGPGCRHFLTCWRCLRAQRFMGCGWCGGMCGRQKECPGSWQQDYCPPELTEFYPHSGPLRGSTRLTLCGSNFYLYPAGLVPEGTHLVTVGESPCQVLPKDSSNLSPVPRKDFVEELECELKPLSTQAAGPANISLTVTNMPRGKHFWVDGTSMLQGFSFLEPVLRAVQPLFGPKAGGTCLTLKGQDLSAGTSQAVLVNGTECLLKQVTEGQLLCITPPGAAVASVPIQLQVGGAEVPGSWTFHYQEDPVILSISPNCGYTGSRVTIHGQHLTSVWHLVLSFQDGLRAVENRQCEGQLPEQHWCRLPEYVVRGPQGWVTGNLSAWGDGAPAFTLPGFRFLPPPHPPSTKLAPLKPEEHAIKFEYIGLGSVADCVDVNVTVGGESCQHELRGDVVICPLPPSLQLGKDGTPLQVCVNGECHILGRVVQQARQRFPQRTLLGVLLALLLLVAVLATALVFNYRRKKQLVLSPNLDNPASLNRTTGAVSLPMLHSGSDCRNGLGEMVEELEARLIPSAPQVPYSLSFTAAPAIDGLDSTTRVHRASFSDSRDGSCIPLLQTESIQLGDLDSSLLAEVKDVLIPHEHVVTHSNQVIGKGHFGVVYHGEYTDKAQNRIHCAVKSLSRITEVQEVEAFLREGLLMRGLHHPNVLALIGIVLPPEGLPCVLLPFMRHGDLLRFIRSPQRNPTVKDLISFGLQVAHGMEYLAEQKFVHRDLAARNCMLDESFTVKVADFGLARYVLDKEYYSIRQHRHARLPVKWMALESLQTYKFTTKSDVWSFGVLLWELLTRGAPPYPNIDPFDLTHFLAQGRRLPQPEYCPSSLYAVMERCWAEDPAARPTFRMLTGEVERVVAALYGDHYVQLPTAYVNLGPGALNEVNMPLEQSPSPPMWRSMGQSRPLSEPPSPT; encoded by the exons ATGACGCTCCTCCCGCCGCCGTCTCAGCCCAccctgttgctgctgctgcttctgctgccgaCCCTGCCGGCGACGGGTGGGTCCTGGCAGTGCCCGCGCACCCCCTACGCCGCCTCCCGCGACTTTGATGTGAAGTACGTGGTCCCCAGCTTCTTGGCCGGCGGCCCGATACAGGCTTTGACGACCTACGATGGCGCTGGGGAAGGGAGTGCCGTGTTTGTGGCCACACGCAATCGCCTGCACGTGCTTGGGCCTGGTCTGCAGCCAGTCGAGAGCCTGGTCACGGGCCCTGCTGGGGCCCCTGGCTGCCAGACGTGTGCGGCCTGTGGTCCAGGTCTCCACGGCCCGCCGGGAGACACAGATGCGCAGGTGCTGGTGCTGGAGCCGGCGCTGCCCGCACTGGTCAGCTGTGGCTCCAGCCTGCATGGCCGCTGCTTCCTGCATGAGCTAGAGCTGCACGGGACAGTAGTGCACCTGGCGCCGCCAGCCTGCCTCTTCTCTGCACACCAAAACCGACCCGAGGACTGCCCCGACTGTGTGGCTAGCCCTCTGGGCACCCTTGTGACCGTGGTTGAGCAGGGCCATGCCTCCTACTTCTATGTGGCATCCTCATTGAACACGACAGTGGCCGCCAGCTTCAGCCCGCGCTCGGTGTCTATCCGGCGCCTCAAAGCCGACGCCTCAGGATTCGCACCAGGCTTTCCAGCGCTGTCAGTGCTGCCGTCGCACCTCACTTCCTACCATATTGAATACGTATACAGTTTCCACTCGGGAACCTTCGTCTATTTCCTGACCGTGCAACCAGCGAACGTGGCAGCCGCTCCTGGTGCCTTACACACGCGCCTGGCGCGGCTTAACGCTGCCGAGACCGACCTGGGTGATTACCGCGAGCTCATCCTTGACTGCCATTATGAGCCTAAACGTCGGCGACGTGGGGCCCCTGAGGGTGGGCAGCCCTACCCAGTGCTGCGCGCAGCCCACACGGCTCCGGTGGGCGGCCAACTGGCCGCTGAGCTGAGCATCGCTGAGAGCCAGGAAGTGTTATTCGGGGTTTTTGGGGCTAGCAGAGACAGCAGCCCCGGTGTGAGTCCCAACTCTGTCGTCTGTGCCTTCCCCATCGACCTGATGGACACTCTCATCGACCAAGGTGTAGAGCGCTGTTGTGAGTCTTCGGTCCATCCCGGCCTCCGGCGAGGCCTCGACTTCTTCCAGTTGCCCAGTTTATGCCCCAACCCG CCTGGCCTAGAGGCCCCCAGCCCCAATGCCAGCTGCTACCACTTCCCTCTGCTGGTCAGCGGCAGCCTTCTACGTGTGGACCTGTTCAACGGGCTGTTAGGACCAGTGCAGGTCACCGCGCTGCATGTGACACGCCTCGACAATGTCACAGTTGCCCACATGGGCACAGCTGATGGGCGCATCTTGCAG GTGGAGCTGGCCAGATCTTTCAACTTCTTGCTGTATGTATCCAACTTCTCACTGGGCAGTAATGGGCAGCCCATTCAACGGGATGTCAGTCGCCTTGGGGATCACCTGCTCTTTGCCTCTGGGGACCAG GTCTTCCAGGTACCTATCCAAGGCCCTGGCTGCCGCCACTTCCTCACCTGTTGGCGTTGCCTGAGGGCACAGCGTTTCATGGGCTGTGGATGGTGTGGGGGCATGTGTGGCCGGCAGAAGGAGTGTCCTGGCTCCTGGCAACAGGACTATTGCCCACCTGAGCTTACTGAG TTCTACCCCCACAGTGGACCCCTAAGGGGCAGCACAAGGCTGACCCTGTGTGGCTCCAACTTCTACCTGTACCCTGCTGGACTAGTGCCTGAGGGCACTCATCTGGTCACCGTGGGGGAAAGTCCCTGCCAAGTACTGCCCAAGGACAGCTCAAACCTCAG CCCAGTGCCCCGGAAGGACTTTGTAGAGGAGCTTGAGTGTGAGCTGAAGCCCTTGAGCACACAGGCAGCCGGGCCTGCCAACATCAGCCTCACCGTGACCAACATGCCAAGGGGCAAGCACTTCTGGGTAGACGGCACCTCCATGCTGCAAGGCTTCTCTTTCCTG GAGCCAGTGCTGAGAGCAGTACAACCCCTATTTGGCCCAAAGGCAGGGGGCACCTGCCTCACCCTTAAAGGCCAGGACCTGTCTGCAGGCACCAGCCAGGCTGTGTTGGTCAATGGGACTGAGTGCCTGCTGAAACA GGTCACTGAGGGGCAGCTTTTATGTATCACGCCCCCCGGGGCTGCTGTGGCCAGCGTTCCCATTCAGCTGCAGGTGGGAGGTGCTGAGGTGCCTGGCTCCTGGACCTTCCACTATCAGGAAGACCCCGTCATTCTGAGCATCAGCCCCAACTGTGGCTACAC TGGCTCCCGTGTCACCATCCATGGCCAGCATCTGACTTCAGTGTGGCATTTAGTGCTATCTTTCCAGGATGGGCTTAGGGCAGTGGAAAATAGG CAGTGTGAAGGGCAGCTCCCGGAGCAGCATTGGTGTCGCCTGCCTGAATACGTGGTCCGAGGCCCCCAGGGGTGGGTGACAGGGAACCTGAGTGCCTGGGGGGATGGAGCTCCTGCCTTCACACTTCCTGGCTTTcgcttcctgcccccaccccatccacccAGCACCAAACTGGCCCCACTGAAGCCTGAGGAGCATGCGATTAAGTTTGAG TATATTGGGCTGGGCTCTGTGGCTGATTGTGTGGATGTGAACGTGACCGTGGGTGGTGAGAGCTGCCAGCACGAGCTCCGGGGGGATGTGGTCATCtgtcccctgcccccctccctgcAACTTGGCAAGGATGGCACCCCACTGCAG GTCTGCGTGAATGGTGAATGTCACATCCTGGGCAGGGTAGTGCAGCAAGCCCGACAGAGGTTCCCACAGAGGACACTCCTTGGTGTCCTGCTGGCCCTGCTCCTACTTGTGGCTGTACTGGCCACTGCATTAGTCTTCAACTACCGGCGGAAGAAGCAGCTAG TCCTTTCTCCAAACCTGGATAACCCGGCATCCCTGAACAGGACCACTGGAGCTGTGTCTCTACCTATGCTTCACTCAGGGTCTGACTGCAGAAATGGCCTTGGTGAGATGGTGGAGGAGCTAGAAGCTAGGCTCATACCCTCTGCTCCACAAGTCCCTTACTCCCTCTCCTTCACAGCAGCCCCTGCCATTGATGGTCTGGATTCCACCACTCGGGTCCACAGAGCGTCCTTCTCAGACAGCAGGGATGGGTCCTGTATCCCACTGCTGCAGACAGAGTCCATCCAGCTTGGGGACCTGGACTCTTCACTCTTGGCCGAGGTCAAGGATGTGCTGATTCCCCATGAACATGTGGTTACCCACAGTAACCAAGTCATTGGCAAAG GGCATTTTGGAGTTGTCTACCATGGAGAATACACAGACAAGGCCCAGAATCGAATCCACTGTGCCGTCAAGTCACTGAGTC GCATCACAGAGGTACAGGAGGTGGAGGCCTTCCTACGTGAGGGACTGCTCATGCGTGGTCTGCACCATCCAAATGTGCTGGCTCTCATCGGTATTGTGCTGCCACCTGAAGGGCTGCCTTGTGTGTTACTGCCCTTTATGCGACATGGAGACCTGCTCCGGTTCATCCGCTCACCCCAGCGG AACCCCACGGTGAAGGACCTCATCAGCTTCGGCCTGCAGGTAGCCCACGGCATGGAGTAcctggcagagcagaaatttGTGCACAGGGACCTAGCTGCTCGGAACTGCAT GCTGGATGAATCATTCACAGTCAAGGTGGCTGACTTTGGTCTGGCTCGCTATGTCCTGGACAAGGAGTACTACAGTATTCGGCAGCACCGCCATGCTCGCCTACCTGTCAAATGGATGGCACTGGAGAGCCTTCAGACCTACAAATTCACTACCAAGTCTGATGTG